One segment of Brassica napus cultivar Da-Ae chromosome C3, Da-Ae, whole genome shotgun sequence DNA contains the following:
- the LOC106437008 gene encoding pathogenesis-related protein 1 has translation MKVIYCSRLLLILAALVGALVHPSRAQNSPQDYVNAHNQARQAVGVGPVQWDGTLAAFAQSYADRLRGDCRLVHSGGPYGENLAWSSADFSGVSAVNLWVNEKANYNYASNTCINGECRHYTQVVWRKSVRIGCGKARCNNGGTIISCNYDPRGNYVNEKPY, from the coding sequence ATGAAAGTCATTTACTGTTCTCGACTTCTATTAATTTTGGCAGCCCTTGTAGGAGCTCTTGTTCATCCCTCGAGAGCTCAAAACAGTCCACAAGACTATGTAAACGCTCACAACCAAGCACGACAGGCAGTAGGCGTAGGTCCCGTGCAGTGGGACGGTACGCTTGCAGCCTTCGCTCAAAGCTACGCCGACCGACTACGAGGCGACTGCAGACTCGTACACTCCGGTGGGCCTTATGGAGAGAACTTGGCCTGGAGTAGCGCCGACTTTTCTGGCGTCAGCGCCGTGAACCTTTGGGTCAACGAGAAGGCTAACTATAACTACGCTTCGAACACGTGCATTAATGGAGAATGCCGTCACTATACTCAGGTTGTTTGGAGAAAGTCTGTGAGAATTGGATGTGGCAAAGCAAGGTGTAACAATGGTGGAACCATCATTTCTTGCAACTATGATCCTCGGGGAAATTATGTGAACGAGAAGCCTTACTAA